In the genome of Acidobacteriota bacterium, the window CCTCACGGCGGTATTCACCACCGATCTTGAACGTGTGGTTCGAGTAGATCTTGGTCAGGATATCGCGGAAATCGTATTGACGCTGGTTGAAAACACCCGGCGTCGTTTCCGCACGGGGAGCTCCATATCGAAGGCGGTCGCCGAAGACAGCCTCGATCTCGACTCTCGGCAGGCCAAAATCGACGTTTGGATTCGCAGCGACCTCATTGTATCCCCACTTGGTCGTGTTAAAGCGGAATTCGTTGATCATCGTGCTCGAGATCGTACGCGTGTAGATACCGCCGAGAAGGTACGTAAGCCGGTCAGACGTAAGGTCAGCCTGCGGACGGTTTTGTGCTGCCCCGTTGGTACCGAACGATATCAGCGGTGTCGCATTCGACATGAAAGTGATGCGATCCTTGTCAGAAGCCTGATAGTCGAGACGGAAAGTATACTGGTTACCCTTAAATGTGCTGTAGTTGTTGAGCGTAACGTACTGCAGATCAGCAATGCCATCGAGTCCGCCGCCAATTGTGTTGGTCGCATCTGGAACGTATGTGCCATATGTGCCGGTGATCGAGCCGACATCGAGGCCCGTTCCAACGACCTGGCAGTTCGGGCCGCCTGCATTGTATGGCGAATTCAAAAGACTGCACACCGGCGTCAGGATCTGAGCGATCCGCGGTTCGGCTGAGGCACCGCTTACGAGTGCGGCCGGAATGGTACCGGCCCTAAGCGAACCGATCTGCTGTCTGAATGTTGAGGTATCGACCCAGGTCGGGCCCGAGATGCTGTTGGTCGAGTTTTTGGTACCCTCGTACGAGAAGAAATAGAACAGCTTGTCGCGAACGATCTTGCCGCCGAAGCTGCCGCCGTACGTTTTGAAGCGATCATTGACTCGCGTCGGGTTAAGGCCCGTCAGGCCCGTGACACCCGCGATACCGCGAAAACCGTTATAAGCATTGAGCCCAGGATTGTTGATCTTAACGAAAGCGCTGCCGCTGTAGGAGTTCGTGCCGTATTTGGTGATGACCTTGACCTGAGCTCCCGAGTTGCGGCCGTCTTCTGCCGAGTAGGTGCTCGACGTGACCTGAACTTCCGAGATGCTTTCCTGGGAAGGTGTGATAACTGCGGCTCCGCCCCATGTCTGGCTGTTGACGCTGACGCCATCAATCTCAAAATTGTTCGAGGTCACACGCTGGCCGTTGGCCGAGACCTGAACCTGATTCTCGACCGCGAAGATACCATTGTTCGATCCGCCCGGGCCGGTTTGGCTCGAGTTACCGAGACGAGCTGCTCCGCCGCTTGCCGAACGAGCGCCGTCGCCAAAAACACCCGGTGCAAGCCGCACCAGATTGTAAGGATCGCGGCCAACCATCGGCAGTTCGAGGATCTCTTTATTTGTGATATTGCGGCTGAGGTTTGGAGATTCCGTTTCAAGCGTTACCGCGCTCGAACCATCAACGGTCACTTCAGCGGAAACATCTCCGGGTTCGAGAGCAACGTCGTAACGTGCGCTTGATTCGGCTGCGAGCGCAGCATTCTCAACGAGCTTTTTCTTGAAACCGCTTTTGGAAACCGTTATCCGATAGTTTCCCGGCGGCAGATTGTTAAAGCGGTAGAGCCCGCTGTCGTTCGTCTGCGTCTCGAGAGTCGCATTCGTCGCCGGATTTACCAGCGTGACACTTGCTCCCGGAACAACTGATCCGGTACTGTCCACCACGATCCCGGAAATTCCGGATCCAAATTGTGCATTCGCAATAGTTGCAAAAATGGCAACAACCGCAAACAGACAAAAACTCTTCAAAAGGCTGAACATTGCTCGCCGCATAGATTCCCTCCAAACTTAAACAACTCTGATTAGTTACTATTTTTTGATTTCCCGTAACGATTTGAAAGATAATAGCTTACCCACTATCAGGCATCACAATTTGCTCGATTTTCTGTAAGTAAATCGTTTTACTAAATCGTTTTAGTATAAATCTTATAGCATCCGTCAAAATTGATTGTCAAGAGATAATAAGAGGGCTTAATAGATTTTTATGCCGCGATCTACGGTCAAATTGGACTGACCAATTTCGCAGGCGTTTTAGGATCATTTGGATGGTTGCCGGGAAGGAGCAAACGAGCTCCTTCCCCTACGAACTCTATCTAACTTCCCCGTTAAAAACTCAACCGGATCTGAAACTCACCCGTACGGCCCGCAAGGGCTGAAGTTGCCTTACCGAATGTAGAGAGAGCGATACGGGTCGGATCTGAGTTTGAGTTGAACGGGGCGAGATTCAGCGTGTTCAAGATGTTGAAAAAATTGAACCGCAGATCGACTTTCGCATTTTCGCCGAGCACGCGTATCGACGGCAGCCCAAATGATTTTGCGAACGCCATATCGAGCGAGGTATATCGCGGACCACGAAACACGTTACGTCCGATCCCCGGTTTGTTAGCGAACGGCGGAGCATTAAATGGGATCACCGTATTGAAGTAGCGGTTGCACCCGGGAGCAACGTTGCAATCGGCACCGGGAATATATGCGTTCGGGAAAATGCCGCCAGCCGAGAGGAAGTTCGCGTTTGTATTAGCCAAAGGCTGCTGTCCTGTGTAACTCAGCGGCCGCGGATCGCAGAAATTATTAGTTGTCGTTCCGAGCAAACAGCCAAACGCTTTCGGCGTCCACGGGAAACCCGTGTGATGCGTGATGATCGCATTTATCTGGAAGCCGCCCAGGAGTTTGCCTTTCCAGTCCGTGCGGTTGTTGAAGAATGGCAGTTCCCACAACGCCGAACCTGTAATATTGTGCTTTACGTCAAAATCCGACGGCCCGCGTTCTTCGCCTTGATCGACGGGAAAACTCTGGTTCGTAGCACCGGTCGGTCCTTCGAACGAGACGGTGTCGATGCTCTTGCTGAAGCGATAATTGACGTCAAAGCTTACCTGTTTCATGAATCGGCCTTGAATGCGGGCGATCATCGCGTTGTAATTCGCGTTTACGTCCGGACTGGCATAATAGGCAGCAAAAATAGCCGGATTTGTTGATGGCCCGGTAATATGGAGCGGCAGGATCCTGACAAAGTGCCGGCTGGCACTTCCCTGATAGCCAAGCGTCGCCACCATATTCAATGGCAGTTCATACTGTGCCTCAAGTGAGTAGCGATAGACATATGCTGTCGGCAGGCTCTGCGGCGACGCATAAATTTCGATCGAGCCATTATTCGGCAAACCGTTCGTCGCATTTATACCGCCGCCGAGGACAGGATTTCTCGGATAACCTGTGATCGACCCGTTCGTGCTCGCAACATACGTGATCTGGCCGCCAACGAACGGTGTACCAAAATCGCTGGTGGACGTACCGCAGCAGATGCCGAAGTTGAAGCCATTCGGTGGATTGCGACGAGCGTTTGCGAGCAGTGCGTTAGGCAAACGGTCATAGCCGATACCGCCGCCGCCGCGAAACACGAGCTTATTTGCAAAATACTGCGGGCTCCACGCAAATCCGATCTGCGGGCCGAAATTGTTCAGGTCTTTCTTGTAGAAGAGCTTAGCGGTCGAGATCTTAGCGCCTGCAAGGCCGCCGTTCGCATCCGGGATCAAATTGCCGAGCACGCCGTCGCTCGCGGTGATCGGCGAATAGTAGGACCAGCGAAGTCCCAGATTCAGCGTGAGATTTGGACGTAGCTTCCAGTCGTCCTGGGCAAAAAATGCCAATTCGCTGGTGGTGAATTTGGTGTTATTCGCCGCCGGAGTTCCGGTCTGATCGGCAGTGATCTGTTCGAAGATCGGCGTGCCGTTGGCAAAGTTCCACGGGCGAACGAATGAATATAGCGGACGTGCTCCGCCCGGTTCTCCGTTGTTGTTAAGATCGCGGCGATATTCCGCTCCAAATTTGGAAACGTGATTTCCCCAGATCTTCGTTAAGTTGTCTCTGAAATCGAACTGTTTTTCGGTGATCACTCCCGGAGTATTCGGGCTTCGAGGTGCTCCATATCGAAGCCGGTCGCCGAAGATACCTTCGATCTCCACTCTTGGCAGGCCGAAATCTGCCTGTGGATTAGACGCCGTCTCGTCGAATCCCCAACGGGTCATGTTAAAGCGTGCTTCGTTGACCATCGTCGACGAAATAGCCCGGGTGTAGATGAACGCCAGAGCGTAGCTCAGACGCTTGGAATTGATATCCGCCATCGGACGTGTCTGGGCACTTGCGTCTGAAGTAAACGCCGTGGTCGGCACGATGAATGACGAGAATGCGAGCTTATCCTTCTGCGAAACCTGGTAATCGAGCCGCGTGAAATACTGATTTCCGCTAAACGTTTTCGGAGCCGTAAGCTGGGCAAACTGCAGATCTGCGATGCCGTCAAATCCACCGCCTGAATTCAAGCCGAGCGGAACATAAGTCCCGTACGTGCCCGTGATCGAACCAATATCAAATCCATTTCCGACAACCTGACATGGAATAAAAATTCCTGCGGTCGCACAGGTGCGGCTCAAAATGTTAGCTACTCGAGGCCTCGCTCCAACACCGGTCAGGAGGCGGGCTGTGACGGTATTTGGCCTGGCTGCAATTATGCCGCTTCTGAACGAATCCGTATCGATGAGAGCATCGAACGTGTTCGAACTGTTTTCCTTTAAGCCTTCGTATGAGAAGAAAAAGAAGAGCTTGTCCTTGACGATCGGGCCGCCGAAGCTGCCGCCAAATGTTTTGAATTTTCTCTCGACGCGTGTCGGAAGCGTCGGCGATCCGGCGGCTCCGTAGAATTTGTTAAATGAGTTGAGCGACGGATCGTTGATCTTGTAAAAACCGCTGCCGTGCCACTGGTTCGTGCCGTTTTGTGAAACGACCCGGATCTGAGCACCGCTGTTGCGGCCATCCTCAGCGGAATATGTGCTGGAGGTCACCTGAACCTCTTTTACGCTCTCCTGGCTTGGCGTGATCACGGCCGCGCCGCCCCACGTCTGGCTGTTGACGCTGGTTCCGTCGATCTGGTAGTTATTTGCCGAAACTCGCTGCCCGTTCGCCGAGATCGGCTGCGCATTCTCGGTCTGAAAGATCGAGTTGTCCGATCCCCCGGGGCCACTTGTGTTTGGCAAACGAACAGATTCGCCCCCCGCACCGCGGGCACCCGCACCGAATACGCCCGGAGCAAGCCGCGCCAGTTCGTACGGATCGCGTCCGGCTTGCGGCAGCCTCAGAACTTCTTCCGTGCTGATCGTTTTCCTGATGTTTGCATCCTCTGTCTGCAATCCCAGATCTTCCGCCTGAACCGTTACCGTCTCGCTGATCACGCCTGCCTCGAGCGTTACGTCCTGGCCTTTGATCGATTCCGCATCGACCTGAAGATTCTCAACCACACGCTTCTTAAATCCCGGCTGCTCGACCGAAACTGTATAAGCTCCGGGAGCAAGATTGGAGAACCGGTAGAAGCCGTCCTCGCTGGTCTGCGTTTTCTGAGCCTGGTTGGTCTCTTTATTCAAGAGCGTGACAGTTGCGCCCGAGACGGTACCGCCGCTGCTGTCAGTGACTGTTCCCTGTACACCGGCTCTGAACTGAGCGTGGCCGACAACGGTCATTATCACTACTAAAAGCAGTCCGGCAAACACATTGATAGGTCTGAAATGAGATCGAAACATGAGATCCTCCTTGTTCTGCGGCCCCTGGGGTCTGGGTCTGCTGGGGTGCCGGAACTCGCCGGCATCGAATGCAAACCCATCGGGCGTAGCTAGATGGGCAAACGGGTATTTTAGGTAAATCGTTTTACTACTGAACAGTAAGCACCTTGTAGATTTGTAAGTCAAGACAAATCTTCCATAACAACCACTTATTATTGGTATGACCAATTACGATGGCTTATTATGAGTCGTTTTTTGGAAGCATGTGACAGGCCATCTTGAATTCGTTGCCGGATGTATGACAATATCTGAGGCAATGCCTAAGAACGCAGAAAAAGAGGCTCCCAAAAGTGGTTCGGGCCGCAACGGCGACCCGGTAAGCCTGAAAGATCTGGCTCTCCACCTAGGCCTTTCGCCGACGACGCTTTCGCTCGTGCTGAATGATTCGCCGCAGGCAGCATCGATCCCCGCGGAGACAAAAAAACGCATTTTCGACGGCGCTCGTGAATTAAATTACCGGCCGAATTACCTTGCTCGCTCACTCCGCGTACAGAAGACCAACACCATCGGCGTCATCGTCCCTGAACTGAGCGACGGATACTCGGCGATGGTCTTGAACGGCGTCGAGTCGGCTCTTTCGACTGCCGATTATTTTTATTTGACGGCGAGCCACCTGCACCGGGAAGATCTGCTCGAAAAGCTGCCGCGGCTACTGATCGAACGCCAGGTCGAGGGAATTATCGCGGTTGACACGCCCATCCGGTTTACGCCAACAATACCGATCGTCAATGTTTCAGGGCACGAGGAGATCGCCGGCGTGACCAACGTCGTACTAAATCACCAGCACGCAGCCGAACTCGGCATCGGCCATCTCTACAATCTCGGCCACCGTCGCATAGCCGCCATTAAGGGCCAGGATTTCAGCTCGGACACTAAGGTTCGTTGGAAAACAATGAACGAAGCAGCGAATAAACGAGGCATCTCGCTCGATCCGGCATTGACCGTCCAGCTCCAGGGCGATACGCCATCGCCCGAGGTTGGTTACACCGCAATGAAATCACTGCTCGCGAGCGGCGAGAGATTTACGGCCGTGCTGGCGTTCAATGATATTTCGGCGATCGGTGCGATCAGGGCTTTGGAGGAAATGGGTTTACGTGTCCCGGCTGACGTTTCGGTACTGGGATTTGACGATATTTACGCTGCCGCATTCCATAATCCGGCGTTGACGACGATTCGCCAACCGCTCTTCGAAATGGGAAATCTCGCCGCCCGTACGCTGCTCGAACGTCTCGCCAACCGCGGTGAAAGCAGCGTCGCCAAGACCGTCGGTGTCGAACCGACCATTATCGTGAGGCAATCGACCTCGCGCGTATCGCAATCATGAAGAAATTTGTTCTAACCGTTCTGTTCTTTGTTATAGCCGCGGTTTCAGCCGCGGGTCAAGCTCTGTACACCCGCGAAAAAGAGTGGGCGAATGAGATCAATGCCTTCCTCGAGATCGATAAAAAACAAAATCCGCCAAAAGATCCGATAGTTTTCACCGGTAGTTCCACCATCAGGATGTGGACGAGCCTGCGGCAGGATTTTCCGACGGTAAATGTGATGAATCGCGGCTTCGGCGGCTCGCGGCTCGATGATCTCGTTTTCTTCGCACCAAAGATCGTCGCTCCGTACAAACCGAAGATGATCGTCGTCTATTCAGGCGAAAATGACATTGAGGCAAAAGACCCTGCGGAGAACGCCCTTGAGGATTTCAAAGCGTTTGTCGCCTTTCGCGACAAGGCTTTGCCAAAAACACCGGTCATCTATATATCGATGAAACCCAGCATCCTACGCTGGAGTCTCTGGCCCGAAATGAAACGCGGCAACGACCTCATCCGCAACGAGATCGCCAAACACAAAAACGTCCGCTACGTCGACATCTCCGTCCCAATGCTCGGCCCGAACGGCGAAAAACCGCCGGCTGACATCTTCGTCGCCGACGGCCTACACCTTAATGCAAAAGGCTACGCAATAATAACCAAAGCCCTAAAGCCTTTCCTGAAATAACCACTGGAGCGCAAGCGAGACGCTAGCGAACCATCGTTATCTCACTCACGCCATCGGGAATTTCCGCCTTTACTCGCTTGGTCGCCGTGTCATAAGTAAATTTGATCTCACGCCCATCCGCCGCCATTTGCTTCGGCTGAGCAGCTACGCCGATGACCTCGATAAATTTCAAAGTTTGACCTTTGAACTCACCCGATCGACTGATCTTTATCGATCCCGGACGATGCTCAAAATTCAGGGTTCTCCACCCATTCTTCTGATACCCATAGCCATCTCCCGCGTCCTGATAAAGTGTCGCCGTACCAACCTTTTCCGGCGTAATTCCTGCGATGACCGTCAACGTCACAGGCTGCAAGGGCATTTCACCGGTATTCTGGATCACGCCCTGCGTCGGTATCATCGCTCCAGCACGGCCAAAAATAAGCAGCCGATCGAGCGGCGTGTCAACGGTGTATTCGGCTCCGCCCGCGAGCTTTTCGCCGGTCCACCAATTGACCCAATCCGTTCCCGCCGGTAAATAAACTCTCCGCGAACGCAAGCCTTCTTTCACGACCGGAGCAACCAGCAGATCGCTGCCGACGAGGTATTCATCCGAGACGAGGTACGTCTTTTTATCCGCCGGAAATTCGTACCACAACGGCCGCATGATCGGCGCTCCGGTGTTTTCATGCTCTTTGAAAAGCGTGTAAAGATAGGGTAGAGATTTGTATCGCAGTTCGACCGTCGAACGGTTTATCGCGGTAAATTCATCCCCGTATTCCCAAGGCTCTTTGTTCCCTGCCCAGCCAACTGAATGTGAACGGAAAAACGGCGTCAATGCCGCCGCCTGCATCCATCGGGCATATAGTTCGCCGCTCGGACGGTCATTAAATCCGCCGACATCGCCGCCAACGAATGGAACGCCCGAGACGCTCATGTTCGTCAGCATCGGGATCGTCATCGCAAGGTGATCCCAGCTCGCATAATTATCACCCGTCCATACCGCCGAGAACCGCTGAATTCCGGCAAAACCCGCGCGAGTCAGCACAAATGGCCGTTTTTCCGGAGCGAGTTTCTTAACGCCTTCAAAACTCGAGCGTGCCATCTGCATTCCAAAAACGTTGTGATAGCGCTTGTGCGTGTCCGGCAATCCGTCGCCTTTGTGCGGCGTGTCGTACGGGAAAGTCTTCGCCGGATGATGCAAAACCTCGGGCTTTTCGGTCTTGTCGTTCATGAAAACTCCGGGCTCGTTCATATCATTCCAAAACCCGGCAATACCTTCCGCGATGTGCCCTTTATACTGCTTGCCGAACCAATCGCGCGCCTTCGCATCCGTAAAATCCGGAAAGGCGCTCGCCTGAGGCCAGACATCGCGGTTCAGTTCGGTTCCGTCGGGATTCTTCACGAAAATCCCTTCCTTTTTACCGTCGCTGTAAACGTCGTATTTATCGACGACCTTGATGCCCGGATCGATGATCAAAACCGTCTGGATACCGTCTTTTTTCAGGTCCGCAACCAGCTTCGGCGGGTCAGGAAACCGTTTTTTATCCCAGGTAAAAACGCGATAGCCGTCCATGTAGTCGATATCGAGATACAGTACATCAAGCGGGATCTTGCGACTGCGAAAGCCATCCGCGATCTCGCGAACGCGCGATTCAGGAAAATACGACCACCGCGATTGCTGATTCCCCAGAGCCCAGATCGGCGGCAGGGGTGTTTTGCCGGTCAGGGTTGCGTAATCGGCGAGAACTTCCTTCGGCGACTTGTCCTTTGATCCGGTGAAAACGAAATAATCGAGTTCTCCGCCGTCTGCTCCGAATGAGTATTTACCGGGCGATCTCGCCCCCATATCGAACCAAGTGCGAAACGTATTATTAAAAAATAACCCATACGCCCGCCCTTCATGGAGTGCTGTAAAAAACGGGATCGACTGATATATCGGGTCGGTACCGATCGGATACGAGAACGTGTCCGTGTTCCAGTTGACGATAAATTTCCCGTTCCTCGACATCTCAGCAAACGCCTTTTCGCCGAAGCCGTAATAGGTCTCGACCTCGCTCCGCCGCATCATCGTGGTTTTGATCTCGCCGGTCGCTAAGTTGAATGCGGTCGGGTCGGATCCGTCGTTTTGAATCACGGTATTCCCTTTGTCGTCGATAACGCTGACCGAGAACGATCCTTTTTGGATCACGGCCTTCGTACCGTCAGCTTTGGTGAGCGTGATCGTGGACGCAGTTTGCGAAACGGTGATTTTCGTATCTGCAAACTTCGCGGCAGGATCGATCGCGAAAGAAAAATCGCCTTCGAATTTCCCGCTCGGGGCAACTCTAACCCGGATCACATTCGCCCCGAAAAATTCGACCAGAACTTTCGCCTTGCTTGATGTGTCGAGTACCACGCCGTTGGCTTTAGAATTCGTGACCTTAGTCACGCGGCCGACGGTTTCCCACGCGGCAAAAACGCTGCTGCAAAGAAACAAAATAAGGAGAAAAGTTGACGCTATTCCTTGGTTTATCCGATGGGTTTTCTGCTTGCTCATATTGTTCGAGTTGGTTTTATTTTAAATCGCTCGCTCGAATAACTTATACTTGATTTCTATGTCCGAATCCATTGCCATCGAATCAACTTTAAGTGAAAGCCGTCTTTTTCCGCCACCGCCTGAGTTTGCGGAAAACGCTCATATCAAAAGCTTTGCGGACTACGAAGCCCTGTATGCAGAGGCGGCGGCGGACGTTCCGGCTTTCTGGGCTAAGCAGGCGGAAAGTCTCGATTGGTTCAAAAAATGGGACACGGTCCTCGAGTGGAACGAGCCGTTTGCAAAATGGTTTGTCGGCGGCAAGATCAACATTTCCTACAACTGCCTCGACCGGCATCTCGCGACCTCGCGTAAGAATAAGGCCGCGATCATCTGGGAAGGCGAGACCGGCGAGATCAAGACAATCACATATCTCCAACTTCATCAGGAAGTCTCACGGTTTGCCAATGTCCTGAAAAAACTCGGTGTCAAAGCCGGCGACCGCGTCGCATTGTACATGCCGCTCCTTCCCGCCCTCTCGGTCGCGATGCTGGCGTGTGCGCGGATCGGTGCGGCTCATACGGTCATTTTCGGCGGATTTTCGGCGGATGCGATTCGCGACCGCGTCAATGACTGCGGCTGCAAACTCATCGTTACCGCCGATGGAGGCTATCGCCGCGGAGCTGAGATCAAACTCAAAGACGTCGTCGACGAAGCAGTCGTGGGATGTCCCGGCGTCGAAAACGTCGTCGTGTTCCAGCGAACAAACTCCAAAGTCTCTATGACGCCCGGCCGCGATCACTGGTGGCACGAACTGACCAAGATCGTCGGTGCCGATTGCCCTGCCGAGGAACTCGACAGCGAACATCCGCTCTTTATTCTTTACACTTCGGGCACGACCGGCAAGCCAAAAGGCATCCTGCACACGACCGGCGGCTACCTGACGCAAACAGCATACACCTCGAAGATCGTTTTCGACCTGAAGGACGACGATATTTTCTGGTGCACGGCCGACATCGGCTGGGTCACGGGCCACAGCTACGTCGTTTACGGGCCGCTGGCGAATGGAGCGACGGTTTTCATGTACGAGGGAGCTCCGAACTATCCCGATCTCGACCGATTCTGGGACATTATCGAGCGGCACAAGATCAATATCTTTTACACCGCACCGACCGCGATCCGCGCGTTCATTAAATGGGGCGAGCAATATCCGCTCAAACACGATCTGTCGTCATTAAGACTTCTCGGAACTGTCGGCGAGCCGATCAATCCGGAAGCCTGGATGTGGTATCACGCGATCATCGGCAAACGAAAATGCCCTATCGTCGACACCTGGTGGCAGACCGAAACAGGTTCGATAATGATCAGCCCGCTCCCCGGAGCAACTCCGACCACGCCGGGAACCGCGACGCGTCCGATCCCGGGAATTATGCTCGACATAGTCACAAAAACAGGCAAACCGGTCGGCCCGAACGAGGGCGGCTACCTTGTCGCGACACATCCATGGCCCTCGATGCTTCGCACGCTCTGGGGCGATGACGAACGCTACAAGCAGGCATATTGGTCCGAAATTCCGGGTTTCTATTTCGCCGGCGACGGAGCACGCCGCGACCAGCACGGCTATTACTGGATCATGGGCCGAGTCGATGACGTGATCAACGTCAGCGGCCACCGCCTCGGCACCGCCGAGATCGAATCAGCGCTCGTCTCGCACGAATCCGTCGCCGAAGCCGCCGTCGTAGGCCGTCCCGACGATCTCAAAGGCCAGGCGATCGCCGCATTTGTGACACTCGAAGGTACTCACGTCGGCAGCGACGAGCTCAAAGAAACCCTGCGAGCCCACGTCGCCCACGAGATCGGCTCACTCGCCAAACCCGACGACATCCGCTTCACCGACATGCTGCCAAAGACGCGCTCCGGCAAGATCATGCGGCGCCTATTGCGCGAACTTGCCGCCGGAGGAAAGGTCGCGGGCGACGTAACGACGCTCGAAGATCTGTCTGTTTTAGAGAAATTGCGGCAGGATGAGGAGTGAAGGTGATCAAATACCTTCCCGAACTCTTATTCGATTTTCCTCAACTATCCAGAGCCGTCCCTGTAAAGGTTCTTCATCGAGTAGAGGAATCAGCCTTGTAACGTAGTCGATCACCGTAGCTTTGTCCTGTTGGCGGCTTCTAATTACAATGAGACCAAAATGTCTGTCAGGTGGATATGCTCGAATATCACTGAAATCCAGATCAAGCGTGATGAGGGCACGAGACTCCGCGGAGCAAACGGACAATAGGCGGTTATCCTCCTCGCCGACCATGTTCTGCTCGAAAACAGTCATCGCCTCATGGCCCGCTGATCTCAGAATAGAAGCCACTTCAACCGGCAGATTCTCATCGATCTTAAATCTCATGCGGCGGCCTGATCCGGAAAGAGAATTACCCTTTCCTTTGACAGCTCTGCTGCATACGCAAAAACTGCCTGGATATCCAGAGGCTGTAGGGAGGGATAGCTGGCGAGGATCTCAGATGTCGATACATTCGAAGCAAGATTGTCGAGTATTACCGAAACCATCACCCGGGTGCCTTTGATGCAAGCCTGCCCGTGGCAAACCGTCGCATCTGTCGAAATTCTGTCTCGCCAATTCATACCGTATTTCCTCCTGACCGAGATTATATCATCTCGAATTGTTCGCCCGATCATCGCGGCCAAACATTTGGTAGAATTTATAAATGAGTGAAAATCCTCCGCAATCACCCACTACCGAACTCGCCGAAACTGGCCGCGAATTTTACCGTCGCGGCTGGGCGCGTGGGGCGAGTGGGAATTTCAGCATTCTGCTGGCGCGCAAGCCGCTTCGGCTTTGCATCACGGCTGCCGGCAATGAAAAAGGCGCTCTTGATGAGACGAATTTTCTTGAGATAGATGACGATGCCGAGATCCTTCAAGGCTTTGGGCGGCCTTCGGATGAGACAGTTTTGCACCTTTCGATCTATCGATTGAGGCCGAAGGCACGCTGCATTCTCTATTCCCAGACCGTCTGGGGAATGCTGCTCGCTGACAAATATTTCGTTGACGGCTCTATAGTGATGCAGGGCTACGAAGCCCTGAAGGGCCTCTCTGGCCGTACCACTCACGACGAGATCGAACGCATCCCGATCGTCGAAAACGCCCAGGATCAGATCGCCCTCTCGCACGTCATCGAAAACGTTCTGCTCGAAAACCCCACGATCCACGGCATCTACATCCGCCGTCACGGCCTCTACACCTGGGGCGAAACCGTCGAAGACGCGAGGAAGAATGTGGATATATTTGAATTTATGTTCGAGGTTTTAGGACGCGGCACTCGGTAACATAAGTCAGAACCGCCTGCGTAAGCGGGCGGAAGCAACGCGATCATTTAGAACGATTTGTTCAACACGCGAAGCTTACTCCCCAACGTCGTTCCGCCCGCTTACGCAGGCGGTTTTGACCCGGTCGACAATTCAATCAAAATACAGCCAATAATGCTTTGCGCATCCGGGATTAAACCCGCTCCTGCACTGCGGGCAAATCGAATCACATTCAAAATAATCGGTGATCCTCAGCTGCTTCCCGCATTTACCGCATAAGATCGCCTTTGCGTCGCGTTCGCCAATCGGCCAAACCGCCGGCTCGTGATTGGCAACTGCGGCGTGACACTCAAAACA includes:
- a CDS encoding DUF5615 family PIN-like protein, encoding MRFKIDENLPVEVASILRSAGHEAMTVFEQNMVGEEDNRLLSVCSAESRALITLDLDFSDIRAYPPDRHFGLIVIRSRQQDKATVIDYVTRLIPLLDEEPLQGRLWIVEENRIRVREGI
- a CDS encoding LacI family DNA-binding transcriptional regulator — its product is MPKNAEKEAPKSGSGRNGDPVSLKDLALHLGLSPTTLSLVLNDSPQAASIPAETKKRIFDGARELNYRPNYLARSLRVQKTNTIGVIVPELSDGYSAMVLNGVESALSTADYFYLTASHLHREDLLEKLPRLLIERQVEGIIAVDTPIRFTPTIPIVNVSGHEEIAGVTNVVLNHQHAAELGIGHLYNLGHRRIAAIKGQDFSSDTKVRWKTMNEAANKRGISLDPALTVQLQGDTPSPEVGYTAMKSLLASGERFTAVLAFNDISAIGAIRALEEMGLRVPADVSVLGFDDIYAAAFHNPALTTIRQPLFEMGNLAARTLLERLANRGESSVAKTVGVEPTIIVRQSTSRVSQS
- the acs gene encoding acetate--CoA ligase produces the protein MSESIAIESTLSESRLFPPPPEFAENAHIKSFADYEALYAEAAADVPAFWAKQAESLDWFKKWDTVLEWNEPFAKWFVGGKINISYNCLDRHLATSRKNKAAIIWEGETGEIKTITYLQLHQEVSRFANVLKKLGVKAGDRVALYMPLLPALSVAMLACARIGAAHTVIFGGFSADAIRDRVNDCGCKLIVTADGGYRRGAEIKLKDVVDEAVVGCPGVENVVVFQRTNSKVSMTPGRDHWWHELTKIVGADCPAEELDSEHPLFILYTSGTTGKPKGILHTTGGYLTQTAYTSKIVFDLKDDDIFWCTADIGWVTGHSYVVYGPLANGATVFMYEGAPNYPDLDRFWDIIERHKINIFYTAPTAIRAFIKWGEQYPLKHDLSSLRLLGTVGEPINPEAWMWYHAIIGKRKCPIVDTWWQTETGSIMISPLPGATPTTPGTATRPIPGIMLDIVTKTGKPVGPNEGGYLVATHPWPSMLRTLWGDDERYKQAYWSEIPGFYFAGDGARRDQHGYYWIMGRVDDVINVSGHRLGTAEIESALVSHESVAEAAVVGRPDDLKGQAIAAFVTLEGTHVGSDELKETLRAHVAHEIGSLAKPDDIRFTDMLPKTRSGKIMRRLLRELAAGGKVAGDVTTLEDLSVLEKLRQDEE
- a CDS encoding DUF433 domain-containing protein, which produces MNWRDRISTDATVCHGQACIKGTRVMVSVILDNLASNVSTSEILASYPSLQPLDIQAVFAYAAELSKERVILFPDQAAA
- a CDS encoding DUF4968 domain-containing protein, producing the protein MSKQKTHRINQGIASTFLLILFLCSSVFAAWETVGRVTKVTNSKANGVVLDTSSKAKVLVEFFGANVIRVRVAPSGKFEGDFSFAIDPAAKFADTKITVSQTASTITLTKADGTKAVIQKGSFSVSVIDDKGNTVIQNDGSDPTAFNLATGEIKTTMMRRSEVETYYGFGEKAFAEMSRNGKFIVNWNTDTFSYPIGTDPIYQSIPFFTALHEGRAYGLFFNNTFRTWFDMGARSPGKYSFGADGGELDYFVFTGSKDKSPKEVLADYATLTGKTPLPPIWALGNQQSRWSYFPESRVREIADGFRSRKIPLDVLYLDIDYMDGYRVFTWDKKRFPDPPKLVADLKKDGIQTVLIIDPGIKVVDKYDVYSDGKKEGIFVKNPDGTELNRDVWPQASAFPDFTDAKARDWFGKQYKGHIAEGIAGFWNDMNEPGVFMNDKTEKPEVLHHPAKTFPYDTPHKGDGLPDTHKRYHNVFGMQMARSSFEGVKKLAPEKRPFVLTRAGFAGIQRFSAVWTGDNYASWDHLAMTIPMLTNMSVSGVPFVGGDVGGFNDRPSGELYARWMQAAALTPFFRSHSVGWAGNKEPWEYGDEFTAINRSTVELRYKSLPYLYTLFKEHENTGAPIMRPLWYEFPADKKTYLVSDEYLVGSDLLVAPVVKEGLRSRRVYLPAGTDWVNWWTGEKLAGGAEYTVDTPLDRLLIFGRAGAMIPTQGVIQNTGEMPLQPVTLTVIAGITPEKVGTATLYQDAGDGYGYQKNGWRTLNFEHRPGSIKISRSGEFKGQTLKFIEVIGVAAQPKQMAADGREIKFTYDTATKRVKAEIPDGVSEITMVR